From the Polaribacter gangjinensis genome, the window CAGAAATTGCTACCAAATTATGTTTTTTAAACCAATCTAATAAATTACCATCTGAATCAACTCTTGAGTGAACAAAACTAAAATTTCGGCAAATCAAACCAGCAATTTTAATTCCTTCAGATTCAACTTCTAAATCATTAACACCATAATTCCCAATATGTGCATTTGTGGTAACCATTAGTTGACCGAAATAAGAAGGATCTGTAAAAATTTCTTGATATCCTGTCATTCCAGTATTAAAACAAATTTCTCCAGTTGCAGTTCCTTCAATTCCTACAGATTTTCCGTAAAAAATGGTGCCATCTGCTAATAAAATAAGTGCTTTTTTTCGAGTTTGATACTTCATTGATTTTTGTAATAATTAATTTGATGTAAAAATATAAAAAAAGGGATAAACAGTACTGTTTATCCCTTTATATGTGAATGATAAAATCATTTATTCTTCTGATTTTTCTTCAGTTGCAATTGTTTCTACTTGTGGTGCAGCAGCTTTTTTGCTTCTTCCTCTACGTGTAGTTTTCTTAGCTTTTGCTCCTTTTGGATTGTAAATTTCGTTGTAATCAACAAATTCAATCATAGCCATTGCAGCATTATCACCTTGTCTGTTTCCTAATTTAATAATACGTAGGTAACCTCCTGGTCTGTCTGCAATTTTTACAGAGATTTCTTTAAATAATTCAGTTACAGCATATTTATCACGTAAAACTGCAAAAGCAATACGTCTATTATGAGTAGAATCTGATTTTGATTTTGTAATGATTGGCTCTAAAAATACTCTCAAAGCTTTTGCTTTTGGTAAAGTCGTATTGATGCGTTTGTGCTCAATAAGAGAACAAGCCATATTAGCCAACATTGATTTTCTGTGAGCTGTCTTTTTTCCTAAATGATTTATTTTTTTTCCGTGTCTCATGACGTTTGTTTTATGCTTTCATCTTGCTCAACTCATTTTGAGGAGCAAAATATGAAAGATTAATCTCTATCTAATTTATATTTTGCTAAATCCATTCCGAAACTTAAACCTTTTACAATTACTAGTTCTTCTAGTTCTGTTAAAGATTTTTTACCAAAGTTTCTAAACTTCATTAAATCACTTTTGTTAAATGATACTAAATCTCCTAAAGTATCAACTTCTGCAGCTTTTAAACAATTTAAAGCTCTAACAGAAAGATCCATATCAATTAATCTTGTTTTTAACAATTGACGCATGTGTAATGATTCTTCATCATATGTTTCTGTTTGTGCAATTTCATCAGCTTCTAAAGTAATGCGCTCATCAGAAAATAACATAAAATGGTGAATCAAAATTTTTGCAGCTTCTGTTAATGCTTCTTTTGGATTGATTGAACCATCTGTGTCAATATCAAATACTAATTTTTCAAAATCCGTTTTTTGTTCAACACGAAAGTTTTCAATTGAATACTTTACGTTTTTGATTGGTGTGTAAATAGAATCTGTAAAAATAGTTCCGATTGGAGCACCTGGCTTCTTGTTTTCTTCAGCAGGTACGAAACCTCTACCTTTTTCAATGGTAATTTCTGCATTTAATTTTACAGATTTATCCATATTACAAATAACCAACTCTGGATTTAAAACTTGAAAACCAGAAATAAATTTTTGTAAATCACCAGCTTTTAATTGTTCTTGACCAGAAATGTTTATTGAAACTGTTTCTCTATCTGTTTCATCTATTTGCTTTTTAAAACGTATTTGTTTTAAATTCAAAATGATTTCTGTAACATCTTCAACAACACCACTTACAGTAGAAAATTCGTGTTCAACTCCATCAATTCTTAATGAAGTAATTGCAAAACCTTCTAAAGATGATAATAAAACTCTTCTTAAAGCATTTCCTACAGTCAAACCAAATCCAGGTTCTAGAGGTCTAAATTCGAACTTACCTTTAAAATCGGTAGATTCGATCATGATTACTTTATCAGGTTTTTGAAAATTTAAAATTGCCATATTTTTGTTCTTCGTTTTAATTGTTATTTAGTTGCGCGATTTATAAGTGTGAAGAAGTACGAATAAACCCTTTGGCTAAATACCAATATGAATAATTTATTATTTAGAATATAATTCTACTATTAATTGTTCTTTGATGTTTTCTGGAATTTGAATTCTAGCTGGAACTTTTACAAAAGTACCTTCTTTTTTATCTGAATTCCAAGTCAACCATTCATAAACAGTATTACTTGAAGCGATTAAAGAATTTTCAATTGCTTGTAAAGATTTTGATTTTTCTCTTACAGCAACAACATCACCTTCTTTCAAACTGTAAGATGGAATGTTAACGATTTCACCGTTTACAGTAATGTGTCTGTGAGAAACTAATTGACGTGCTCCACTTCTTGAAGGAGAAATTCCCATTCTATAAACAAC encodes:
- the rpsD gene encoding 30S ribosomal protein S4, which encodes MARYTGPKTKIARKFGEAIFGEDKNFEKRNYPPGQHGAAKRRGKKSEYATQLMEKQKAKYTYGILERQFSNLFKKAQASQGITGEILLQLCESRLDNVVYRMGISPSRSGARQLVSHRHITVNGEIVNIPSYSLKEGDVVAVREKSKSLQAIENSLIASSNTVYEWLTWNSDKKEGTFVKVPARIQIPENIKEQLIVELYSK
- a CDS encoding DNA-directed RNA polymerase subunit alpha, translated to MAILNFQKPDKVIMIESTDFKGKFEFRPLEPGFGLTVGNALRRVLLSSLEGFAITSLRIDGVEHEFSTVSGVVEDVTEIILNLKQIRFKKQIDETDRETVSINISGQEQLKAGDLQKFISGFQVLNPELVICNMDKSVKLNAEITIEKGRGFVPAEENKKPGAPIGTIFTDSIYTPIKNVKYSIENFRVEQKTDFEKLVFDIDTDGSINPKEALTEAAKILIHHFMLFSDERITLEADEIAQTETYDEESLHMRQLLKTRLIDMDLSVRALNCLKAAEVDTLGDLVSFNKSDLMKFRNFGKKSLTELEELVIVKGLSFGMDLAKYKLDRD
- the rplQ gene encoding 50S ribosomal protein L17, which gives rise to MRHGKKINHLGKKTAHRKSMLANMACSLIEHKRINTTLPKAKALRVFLEPIITKSKSDSTHNRRIAFAVLRDKYAVTELFKEISVKIADRPGGYLRIIKLGNRQGDNAAMAMIEFVDYNEIYNPKGAKAKKTTRRGRSKKAAAPQVETIATEEKSEE